From one Trichocoleus desertorum ATA4-8-CV12 genomic stretch:
- a CDS encoding transposase, with protein sequence MESLELSTRQWRCPSCQSVNDRDGNAAVNIKQVGISTWGLGDVSQAQPAISA encoded by the coding sequence TTGGAATCGCTGGAGCTATCGACCCGACAATGGCGTTGCCCTTCATGCCAGTCGGTGAATGACCGCGATGGCAACGCCGCAGTGAATATCAAACAGGTTGGGATTTCAACCTGGGGATTAGGAGATGTCAGTCAGGCTCAGCCTGCAATCTCTGCTTGA
- a CDS encoding DNA polymerase III subunit alpha: MSFVGLHIHSDYSLLDGASQLPALIDRALELGMPAIALTDHGVMYGAIELIKVCRGKDIKPIIGNEMYVINGDIEKQERRPRYHQVVLAKNTQGYKNLVKLTTISHLKGVQGKGIFSRPCISKDLLEQYHEGLIVTSACLGGEVPQAIMQGKPEVARRVAQWYKDLFGEDYYLEIQDHGSTEDRIVNVEIIKIARELDIRIVATNDSHFISCFDVEAHDALLCIQTGKLIAEDKRLRYSGTEYLKSADEMRQLFQDHLPDEVIEEAIATTLEVAEKVEPYDILGKDPLPNYPVPEGHTPDTYLEHVTWEGLLQRLGCESQQEIPSTYRERLEYELEMLQQMGFPNYFLVVWDYIKYARDSGIPVGPGRGSAAGSLVAYALKITNIDPVHHGLLFERFLNPERKSMPDIDTDFCIEKRDQMLEYVTRKYGEDRVAQIITFNRMTSKAVLKDVARVLDIPYGESDRMAKLIPVARGKPAKLKVMISDGTPAPEFKEKYDGNQTIPNTSVTYRRWIDMAIRIEGTNKTFGVHAAGVVISAQPLDEIVPLQRNNDGSVITQYFMEDIENIGLLKMDFLGLRNLTMIQKTVDLIEQTHGQKVDPDQLPMDDSKAFSLLAKGELEGIFQLESSGMRQVVRDLKPSNLEDISSILALYRPGPLDAGLIPKFINRKHGREQIDYAHEILEPILKETYGIMVYQEQIMKIAQDMGGYSLGQADLLRRAMGKKKMSEMQKHQAIFVNGSTKNGVKSKIAEELFNQMVLFAEYCFNKSHSTAYGYVTYQTAYLKANYPVEYMAALLTANSGDQDKVQKYLSTCLSMGIEVEPPDINRSLVDFTPLKTSILFGLSAVRNVGQGAIECLLAARDEGGPFKSLADLCDRVDSRSVNRRALEALIQCGAMDAFDPNSNRNQLIQDLGLVIDWAQARAKDRAIGQGNLFDLFGGATAESNDTIATTNFESAPKAPPVEDFPKQEKLRLEKELLGFYISDHPLKSLQQSAKILAPINICDLGEQRDDVTISAIVMLTNVKPVVTKKGDRMAIVQIEDLTGQAEAVVFPKSFARIEAYIIPDARLMIWGKVDRRDDRNQFIIDDAELVEEVRMLMVELDPQRASDIEAQHRLRTVLLENRGDEEKAKILVVAIVSASNRRQFVRLGAQFRVQDYQAAVDGLARAGFQARASALVNA, from the coding sequence AAGCAAGAGCGCCGTCCTCGCTATCACCAAGTCGTGCTGGCCAAAAACACTCAGGGCTATAAAAATCTCGTAAAACTTACTACGATCTCTCACCTCAAAGGCGTACAAGGGAAGGGTATTTTTTCGCGCCCTTGCATTAGCAAAGACTTACTAGAGCAATATCACGAGGGATTGATTGTTACGAGTGCTTGCTTAGGGGGAGAAGTGCCGCAAGCCATTATGCAAGGCAAACCCGAAGTCGCACGTCGAGTAGCCCAGTGGTATAAAGATCTGTTTGGCGAGGATTACTATCTCGAAATTCAAGATCATGGTTCTACTGAAGATCGCATCGTCAATGTTGAAATTATTAAAATTGCTCGTGAGTTAGACATCAGAATTGTTGCTACCAACGATTCTCATTTTATTTCTTGCTTTGATGTCGAAGCCCATGATGCACTGCTATGTATTCAAACTGGCAAGCTCATTGCTGAAGATAAACGGCTGCGCTATAGCGGGACTGAGTATCTAAAATCAGCCGATGAAATGCGGCAACTCTTTCAAGATCATTTACCGGATGAAGTGATTGAAGAGGCGATCGCGACCACTCTAGAAGTGGCTGAGAAAGTAGAACCTTACGACATTTTAGGAAAAGATCCCCTACCAAATTACCCAGTTCCTGAAGGCCACACTCCTGATACTTATTTAGAGCACGTAACCTGGGAAGGTTTATTGCAGCGATTAGGCTGTGAGTCTCAGCAAGAGATACCTTCTACCTATCGCGAACGGTTAGAGTATGAGCTAGAAATGCTCCAGCAAATGGGATTCCCTAATTACTTCCTAGTGGTTTGGGACTACATTAAGTACGCCAGGGATAGTGGGATTCCAGTAGGGCCAGGGCGTGGTTCCGCAGCAGGTTCTTTAGTCGCTTACGCCCTAAAAATTACCAATATTGATCCGGTACATCACGGCTTACTATTTGAGCGATTTTTGAATCCAGAACGGAAGTCAATGCCTGATATTGATACCGATTTCTGCATTGAAAAGCGTGATCAAATGCTGGAATATGTCACCCGCAAATATGGTGAAGACCGGGTGGCCCAAATTATTACTTTTAACCGCATGACCTCAAAAGCGGTGCTCAAGGATGTAGCTAGGGTGTTAGATATCCCCTACGGTGAATCCGATCGCATGGCGAAACTCATTCCGGTGGCAAGGGGTAAGCCTGCCAAACTTAAGGTCATGATTTCGGATGGCACCCCCGCCCCAGAATTCAAAGAAAAATACGATGGCAACCAAACAATTCCCAACACTTCCGTCACCTATCGCCGCTGGATTGACATGGCAATCCGAATTGAGGGCACGAACAAAACCTTTGGCGTGCATGCCGCCGGAGTAGTGATCTCGGCTCAACCTCTCGATGAAATTGTGCCATTACAACGCAACAATGATGGCTCTGTAATTACTCAATATTTCATGGAAGATATTGAGAATATTGGCCTCCTAAAAATGGACTTCCTGGGTCTTAGAAACCTGACGATGATCCAGAAAACGGTTGACTTAATTGAGCAAACCCACGGCCAAAAAGTCGATCCAGACCAACTTCCGATGGATGACTCCAAAGCTTTTTCCTTATTAGCTAAAGGGGAACTAGAAGGTATTTTCCAGTTAGAGTCTTCTGGCATGCGTCAGGTAGTACGTGATCTAAAACCTTCTAACTTAGAAGATATTTCATCAATTCTGGCGCTCTACCGTCCAGGCCCTTTAGATGCAGGTTTAATTCCTAAGTTTATTAACCGTAAGCATGGCCGAGAACAAATTGATTATGCTCATGAAATTTTAGAGCCAATCCTCAAAGAAACTTACGGCATCATGGTCTATCAAGAGCAGATCATGAAGATCGCTCAAGATATGGGTGGCTACTCTTTGGGGCAAGCCGATTTGCTACGTCGGGCGATGGGTAAAAAGAAGATGTCTGAGATGCAAAAGCATCAGGCAATCTTTGTAAATGGCTCAACGAAGAATGGCGTAAAGTCCAAAATTGCCGAAGAACTCTTCAATCAAATGGTACTTTTCGCAGAGTACTGTTTTAATAAATCCCATTCCACAGCTTATGGATATGTCACTTATCAAACCGCTTATTTAAAGGCTAATTATCCAGTCGAATACATGGCAGCTTTATTAACCGCTAATAGTGGCGATCAGGATAAAGTTCAAAAATATCTTAGTACTTGCTTGAGTATGGGGATTGAAGTAGAGCCACCGGATATCAACCGATCGCTCGTAGATTTCACCCCGCTCAAAACCAGTATTTTATTTGGTCTGTCAGCGGTGCGTAACGTAGGTCAGGGTGCGATCGAGTGTCTTTTGGCGGCTCGTGACGAAGGAGGCCCATTTAAATCACTGGCGGATCTATGCGATCGCGTGGATTCTCGCTCTGTAAACCGACGAGCCTTAGAAGCCTTAATTCAGTGCGGGGCAATGGACGCTTTTGACCCCAACTCCAACCGTAACCAGCTGATTCAAGACCTAGGGCTCGTGATTGATTGGGCCCAAGCCCGCGCCAAAGATCGGGCGATCGGTCAAGGGAACTTGTTCGATTTGTTTGGAGGAGCCACGGCTGAAAGCAACGATACAATAGCTACAACTAATTTTGAATCTGCTCCCAAAGCACCTCCCGTAGAAGATTTTCCGAAGCAGGAAAAGCTACGGCTAGAGAAAGAATTGCTCGGTTTCTACATCTCCGACCATCCGCTAAAGTCGCTACAACAATCAGCCAAGATCCTGGCCCCGATCAATATTTGTGACTTGGGTGAACAGCGCGATGATGTAACTATTAGCGCCATCGTCATGCTGACCAATGTCAAGCCCGTAGTCACCAAGAAAGGCGATCGCATGGCCATTGTGCAAATTGAGGACTTGACGGGGCAAGCAGAGGCCGTGGTGTTTCCCAAATCTTTTGCGCGAATCGAAGCTTATATTATTCCTGATGCTCGCTTAATGATCTGGGGCAAAGTAGATCGCCGCGACGACCGCAACCAATTCATCATTGATGATGCGGAGCTTGTAGAAGAAGTACGGATGCTGATGGTAGAGCTTGACCCCCAACGAGCTAGTGACATTGAAGCGCAGCATCGCCTCAGAACAGTATTACTAGAAAACCGAGGCGACGAGGAAAAAGCCAAAATTCTAGTAGTCGCGATCGTTTCTGCTTCTAACCGACGCCAATTTGTGCGCTTAGGGGCACAGTTCCGCGTGCAAGATTATCAGGCTGCTGTGGATGGTTTAGCGAGAGCTGGCTTTCAAGCCAGAGCCTCAGCTTTAGTTAATGCTTAA